In Dyadobacter sp. NIV53, a single window of DNA contains:
- the truA gene encoding tRNA pseudouridine(38-40) synthase TruA → MRYFIEISYKGTAYNGWQKQNNSLGVQQIVEEAMSKVLRMPIELTGSSRTDTGVHAEQQFAHFDYSEITDTEQVVYNINGMIPRDIAVRQIFVVPDDINSRFEAIHRRYEYRISRVKNPFLVNQVYVLRAELDIAAMNKAAELLLQYDDFESFCKLHTNVNNFRCTITEAVWFEKEDLLIFSVKSNRFLRGMVRALVGTLLEVGKGKKTISDFEKIIQSRSRKEAGAQAPAEGLFLVEVGYPELLVPKGV, encoded by the coding sequence ATGCGTTATTTTATTGAAATCAGTTATAAGGGAACGGCCTACAATGGCTGGCAAAAACAAAACAACTCCTTGGGTGTGCAGCAGATCGTTGAAGAGGCAATGAGTAAAGTGCTTCGTATGCCCATAGAACTTACAGGGAGCAGCAGAACAGATACGGGTGTTCATGCAGAACAGCAATTCGCTCATTTTGATTATAGTGAGATAACAGATACAGAACAGGTTGTTTATAATATCAATGGAATGATTCCGCGTGATATTGCCGTCAGGCAAATTTTTGTTGTTCCGGATGATATTAACTCTCGTTTTGAAGCAATACACAGAAGATATGAATACCGCATTAGCCGTGTAAAAAATCCGTTCCTAGTAAATCAGGTTTATGTCCTGAGAGCAGAACTGGATATTGCTGCCATGAATAAAGCAGCTGAATTATTACTTCAATACGACGATTTTGAAAGTTTCTGTAAGTTACATACTAATGTTAACAATTTCCGATGTACCATAACTGAGGCAGTCTGGTTCGAAAAAGAGGATTTGTTAATATTCAGTGTAAAGTCCAACCGGTTTTTGAGAGGGATGGTGCGGGCATTGGTTGGTACGCTTCTGGAAGTGGGAAAGGGAAAAAAAACTATTTCGGATTTTGAAAAAATAATCCAGTCCAGAAGCAGAAAAGAAGCCGGGGCACAAGCCCCGGCCGAAGGTCTCTTTTTAGTAGAAGTAGGTTATCCGGAATTGCTTGTTCCGAAGGGAGTTTAG
- a CDS encoding DUF1080 domain-containing protein, which translates to MNKRSQTGKQLFLKRILLSALTLLLALFTNQTSAKPLASPLEGRWDITVDVAGKPSPSWLEVRHSGTHTLVGQFTGFSGSARPISEVNFKDGKMSFTIPPQWEKGDGNLKLEGTLAGDKLTGTLTTVEGKTHNWTGVRAPALRKTTQPAWGKAIQLTGGNDMKAWHAVGENQWIAENGILKSPKSGANLITNEKFNDFKLHVEFRIPKGSNSGVYLRGRYEVQVTDSKGMEPALDQMGAIYGFITPSEMVAKDAGEWNVYDITLVGRMLTLVANGKTVITNQEIPGITGGALDSNEGEPGPLYIQGDHGPVEYRNIVITPAK; encoded by the coding sequence ATGAATAAAAGATCCCAAACCGGTAAGCAACTTTTTCTAAAACGTATCTTACTGTCAGCCTTAACATTATTGTTAGCCTTATTTACAAATCAAACAAGCGCCAAACCTCTCGCCTCTCCTCTTGAAGGCAGATGGGACATAACGGTAGATGTAGCAGGAAAACCTTCTCCTTCCTGGCTGGAAGTGCGCCACTCAGGAACCCATACTTTGGTAGGCCAGTTTACCGGATTTTCAGGAAGTGCACGTCCTATTTCAGAAGTGAATTTTAAAGACGGGAAAATGAGTTTTACTATTCCTCCGCAATGGGAAAAAGGTGACGGCAACCTTAAATTAGAAGGTACACTTGCCGGAGATAAACTGACCGGTACACTTACCACTGTTGAAGGAAAAACACATAACTGGACTGGCGTTCGTGCTCCTGCACTTCGTAAAACAACGCAGCCAGCTTGGGGAAAAGCGATTCAGCTGACTGGTGGAAATGATATGAAAGCTTGGCATGCAGTGGGTGAAAACCAATGGATTGCTGAGAATGGAATATTAAAAAGCCCAAAATCAGGTGCAAATTTGATCACCAACGAAAAATTTAATGATTTCAAACTTCACGTAGAATTCCGTATTCCTAAGGGTAGTAACAGCGGTGTATATCTTCGTGGCCGTTACGAAGTACAGGTGACAGACAGTAAAGGAATGGAGCCTGCACTTGATCAGATGGGTGCCATTTATGGATTTATAACACCAAGCGAAATGGTGGCAAAAGATGCCGGCGAATGGAATGTTTATGACATTACCTTAGTGGGAAGAATGCTGACACTTGTTGCTAATGGAAAAACAGTTATCACCAATCAGGAAATTCCGGGAATTACCGGTGGAGCCTTAGACAGTAACGAAGGCGAGCCAGGACCATTATACATTCAGGGAGATCACGGCCCGGTTGAATACCGTAATATAGTGATTACACCAGCGAAGTGA
- a CDS encoding DUF1835 domain-containing protein — protein MSKTFHILNGDALLEFFPESILSGEIIVARECLVDGSVTGTTLEEFWETRADFISAEYEEEKESYFFDVVSEFNRISLIPPGSEVNLWFEEDLFCQVNLWFCMSLLTNIADQLKINLVKPPLKDGQPDWGGFGGLDRNELAGAYQSRERLFVADVKLLTGLWHAYKTNDRVKLKELSTTKSAHFPFLQDVVQAQLDRSSEDSLSGRPEKVLKEIMLQNNIHDFKAIFKEFSIREGIYGFGDWQVERLLNKLPEFKAE, from the coding sequence ATGTCAAAAACCTTTCATATTCTTAACGGTGATGCATTACTGGAATTTTTTCCGGAAAGTATTTTATCAGGAGAAATTATAGTTGCGCGCGAATGCCTGGTAGACGGATCGGTTACAGGAACAACCCTGGAAGAATTTTGGGAGACCCGTGCTGATTTCATATCGGCGGAATATGAAGAAGAAAAAGAATCATATTTCTTTGATGTGGTTTCAGAATTCAACAGAATATCATTGATTCCGCCTGGCTCAGAGGTGAATTTATGGTTTGAAGAGGATTTGTTTTGCCAGGTTAATTTATGGTTTTGCATGTCTCTTCTAACCAATATTGCAGACCAGCTTAAAATTAATCTTGTAAAACCACCATTAAAAGATGGCCAGCCTGACTGGGGCGGATTCGGCGGATTAGACAGAAATGAATTGGCTGGTGCATATCAGAGCCGGGAAAGGCTTTTTGTGGCTGATGTTAAATTGTTAACCGGTTTGTGGCACGCATACAAAACAAATGACAGAGTTAAACTTAAAGAATTATCAACAACAAAATCGGCTCATTTTCCTTTTTTGCAGGACGTGGTTCAGGCTCAATTGGATCGTTCTTCTGAGGACAGCTTATCAGGACGCCCGGAAAAAGTTTTAAAGGAGATCATGCTTCAAAATAATATACATGATTTCAAAGCTATTTTTAAGGAATTCAGTATTCGGGAAGGAATTTACGGATTTGGTGACTGGCAGGTTGAAAGGCTGCTAAACAAGCTACCGGAATTTAAAGCGGAGTAA
- a CDS encoding aldehyde dehydrogenase (NADP(+)), with the protein MSIQGKNYIGFSLSSQNDQTFQSYVPALNIYLPEKFHKATMDEVSRAMELAAKAFDEYALIPATQRAGFLMAITEEIMALGDTLLQRAHQETGLPLARLQGERARTINQLTQFAELIREGSWVEASIDTAIPDRTPIPKSDLRKMFVPIGPVIVFGSSNFPFAYSVAGVDTGPALAAGNPVIVKAHAAHPGVSDLTAQAIVKAAQRTGMPDGVFSMLYDDGFEVGAALVKHPESKAVGFTGSYKGGMALYRLGQEREEPIPVYAEMGSVNPIVILPDYLKNHAVQLARTLAGSVTLGAGQFCTNPGLVFVTETENLDIFEENYKSEISNVPSATMLTSGIQNNFYKLRDELFAQENVTELAVSESGSDEQNQSQATIARVSGQDFIANPKLHEEVFGPFSVLVVCKNTDELLEAVSHLKGQLTASLMADAPEAAKYPALLQKLSQISGRFIMNGVPTGVEVCPSMHHGGPFPAASIPFYTSVGRHSILRFVRPQTFQDWPDVLLPVALKNDNPLGLFRLINNKTTTSAI; encoded by the coding sequence ATGAGCATACAGGGAAAAAATTATATAGGATTTTCGCTTTCTTCTCAAAACGATCAAACATTCCAGTCCTACGTACCAGCTCTGAATATTTATCTCCCTGAAAAGTTTCATAAAGCAACAATGGATGAAGTGTCCCGTGCAATGGAACTGGCAGCAAAAGCATTCGATGAATATGCACTTATTCCGGCAACTCAGCGTGCCGGTTTTCTAATGGCAATTACAGAAGAAATCATGGCTCTTGGTGATACTTTGCTCCAAAGGGCACACCAGGAAACCGGATTGCCGTTGGCAAGATTGCAGGGAGAACGCGCCCGGACGATAAATCAGCTGACACAATTTGCTGAATTGATCCGGGAAGGTTCCTGGGTAGAAGCAAGCATCGATACCGCAATTCCTGACCGGACACCAATTCCGAAATCGGATCTGCGTAAAATGTTTGTTCCAATCGGGCCGGTCATTGTATTTGGTTCCAGTAATTTTCCATTTGCTTATTCTGTTGCCGGCGTAGATACGGGTCCCGCCCTGGCAGCCGGAAATCCGGTAATCGTGAAGGCACATGCAGCACATCCTGGCGTAAGCGATCTTACCGCACAAGCCATCGTAAAAGCAGCGCAAAGAACAGGAATGCCTGATGGTGTATTTTCCATGCTGTATGACGATGGATTTGAAGTTGGAGCAGCTCTTGTAAAACATCCGGAAAGCAAGGCAGTTGGATTTACGGGCTCCTACAAAGGAGGAATGGCATTGTATCGCCTGGGCCAGGAAAGAGAAGAGCCTATACCCGTTTATGCTGAAATGGGTAGTGTAAACCCAATAGTGATACTGCCAGACTACCTTAAAAACCATGCTGTACAATTAGCCAGGACCCTGGCCGGATCGGTCACTTTGGGCGCTGGGCAATTCTGTACAAATCCTGGTCTGGTATTTGTTACGGAAACTGAAAATCTTGATATTTTTGAAGAAAACTATAAATCAGAAATTTCGAATGTTCCGTCAGCTACTATGCTCACAAGTGGTATCCAAAATAATTTCTATAAACTTCGGGATGAATTATTTGCACAGGAAAATGTGACTGAACTAGCAGTTTCGGAATCTGGCTCAGATGAACAGAATCAATCGCAGGCAACTATTGCACGTGTTTCCGGTCAGGACTTCATTGCAAACCCCAAACTCCACGAAGAGGTTTTTGGCCCATTTTCCGTGTTAGTAGTTTGTAAAAACACGGATGAATTATTGGAAGCGGTATCACATTTGAAAGGCCAGCTTACTGCCTCTTTGATGGCAGATGCTCCAGAAGCAGCAAAATATCCCGCACTTCTGCAAAAGTTATCACAAATTTCAGGCAGGTTCATTATGAATGGAGTACCCACTGGTGTTGAAGTTTGCCCTTCCATGCATCATGGTGGTCCGTTTCCGGCAGCAAGTATTCCATTTTATACCTCGGTTGGACGTCATTCTATTTTACGCTTTGTTCGCCCCCAAACTTTTCAGGATTGGCCGGATGTACTTTTACCCGTTGCTTTAAAAAATGATAATCCGTTGGGACTATTTCGTTTGATTAATAACAAAACAACCACCAGCGCCATTTAG
- a CDS encoding MoxR family ATPase, which produces MKYSSDVEAAEAMKIAYEKIRTEIGQVIIGQDDVVKKLLTAIFCQGHCLLVGVPGLAKTLLIQTIASSLDLKFNRIQFTPDLMPSDILGSETLDQNRNFKFIRGPIFANIILADEINRTPPKTQSALLEAMQEYSVTIAGEKHSLDRPFFVLATQNPIEQEGTYPLPEAQLDRFMFMIQLDYPSYSEEVSIVKNTTSDNKYQVKEVITAEEIMDFQHLVRRVPVTDHVIEYAVKLVHKTRPSSSMAVKDTNDYLEWGAGPRASQALILAAKCNALLSGKYSPDIEDVKSVALPVLRHRIIRNFKAEAEGISVDDIIARLV; this is translated from the coding sequence GTGAAGTACTCATCAGACGTTGAAGCTGCTGAGGCTATGAAAATAGCCTATGAAAAAATCCGCACTGAAATTGGGCAAGTGATCATTGGACAGGATGATGTTGTAAAAAAATTACTGACCGCCATATTTTGCCAGGGGCATTGTCTTCTGGTGGGCGTACCAGGACTTGCGAAAACACTGCTTATTCAAACCATTGCCTCTTCATTGGATTTAAAATTCAACAGGATACAGTTTACGCCTGACTTGATGCCATCTGATATTCTGGGTTCGGAAACGTTGGACCAGAACCGCAATTTTAAATTTATACGAGGCCCTATTTTTGCCAATATCATTTTGGCTGATGAAATTAACCGGACTCCTCCTAAAACGCAATCAGCGCTTCTGGAAGCGATGCAGGAATATTCGGTAACAATTGCGGGAGAAAAACATTCTCTGGATCGTCCGTTCTTTGTTTTGGCAACCCAAAACCCTATCGAACAGGAAGGAACCTATCCGCTTCCGGAAGCACAGCTGGATCGTTTCATGTTTATGATCCAGCTCGATTATCCTTCCTATTCAGAAGAAGTGAGTATTGTAAAAAACACAACATCCGATAATAAATACCAGGTAAAAGAAGTAATCACGGCTGAGGAAATTATGGATTTTCAACATTTGGTACGCCGCGTTCCGGTTACTGACCATGTGATTGAGTATGCTGTAAAACTGGTGCATAAAACCCGCCCTTCTTCTTCCATGGCTGTAAAAGACACCAACGATTATCTGGAATGGGGAGCTGGCCCTCGTGCATCTCAGGCGCTGATTTTAGCCGCAAAATGTAATGCACTTTTATCCGGCAAGTATTCTCCGGATATTGAAGACGTGAAATCCGTAGCTTTGCCGGTTCTCAGACATCGAATAATAAGAAATTTTAAAGCAGAAGCAGAAGGAATATCAGTAGATGACATTATTGCACGTCTGGTGTAA
- a CDS encoding peptidylprolyl isomerase, whose protein sequence is MNINKLIAISMFAIFSLGFNLLSAGQGQSGVSIDKIIARVDNHYILSSELAEMYASYKANGQKAPEKCQLLESLIINKMLLAKAEIDSVTVEDKDVDNELDGKMGYMIQRFGSEKNIVEAYGKSIENLKTELRTQVKEQKIVEKMQGTISGNVKITPSDVRKFFNSIPKDSLPYISSEVEIGQIVRKGTITREQKDKLKQQLLDLKARAEKGEDFALLAQIYSEDLGTAKNGGDLNFAKRGAMVPEFEGAALALKPGEMSDVIESQFGFHLIKLIETRGAEYHARHILLRPDYNKGSDMTSALRVLDSLRVLIKTDTLTFAQAARDNSQDPETSETGGLIQDRNTRMGRLSLDASMDPALYFAIDTMKVGDISVPIAYRTEDGSSAMRVLWYKSKSEPHTANLRDDYEKLAQIVLSNKRNNALEEWFKKAQGDVFISIEPEYKSCKVLGLATGDDT, encoded by the coding sequence ATGAATATAAATAAATTGATTGCAATCAGCATGTTTGCAATTTTCTCTCTGGGATTTAACCTGCTAAGCGCCGGACAAGGGCAATCGGGTGTTAGTATTGACAAAATCATTGCCCGCGTTGATAACCATTACATTTTAAGCTCTGAGCTGGCAGAAATGTATGCCAGCTACAAGGCAAACGGCCAGAAGGCTCCGGAAAAATGCCAGTTGCTTGAATCGCTGATTATCAATAAAATGCTTCTTGCCAAAGCAGAAATTGACTCTGTCACAGTTGAAGACAAAGATGTTGACAATGAACTGGACGGGAAAATGGGATACATGATCCAGCGTTTTGGCTCTGAGAAAAACATTGTGGAAGCTTATGGTAAAAGTATTGAAAACCTGAAAACGGAATTAAGAACGCAGGTAAAGGAGCAGAAAATCGTTGAAAAAATGCAGGGTACTATTTCCGGAAACGTAAAAATTACCCCTAGCGATGTGCGTAAATTTTTCAATTCTATTCCAAAGGACAGCCTTCCGTACATATCCTCAGAAGTAGAAATAGGACAGATTGTAAGAAAAGGAACTATTACCCGGGAACAAAAAGACAAGCTAAAACAGCAATTACTTGACCTGAAAGCCCGTGCTGAAAAAGGCGAAGATTTCGCATTGCTTGCACAGATATATTCGGAAGATCTTGGTACTGCAAAAAATGGCGGAGATTTAAATTTTGCCAAACGCGGTGCGATGGTTCCTGAATTTGAAGGAGCAGCTCTTGCGCTTAAACCGGGTGAAATGTCGGATGTTATTGAATCTCAGTTTGGATTTCACCTTATTAAATTAATAGAAACCCGCGGAGCTGAATACCATGCGCGTCATATTCTTTTAAGGCCTGATTATAACAAAGGTTCAGACATGACAAGCGCATTGCGTGTACTCGACAGCCTCAGGGTACTTATTAAAACGGATACACTTACTTTTGCACAGGCTGCCCGTGATAATTCCCAAGATCCGGAAACTTCTGAAACTGGTGGATTGATCCAGGACAGAAATACAAGAATGGGCCGCTTATCTCTGGATGCTTCTATGGATCCGGCATTGTATTTTGCCATTGATACCATGAAAGTAGGTGATATAAGCGTACCAATCGCTTACAGAACCGAGGATGGAAGCAGTGCCATGCGTGTGTTATGGTATAAAAGCAAATCAGAACCGCATACGGCAAACTTACGCGATGACTATGAAAAACTCGCACAGATCGTGCTAAGTAACAAGCGTAACAATGCTTTGGAAGAGTGGTTTAAAAAAGCTCAGGGTGACGTTTTCATCAGTATTGAACCTGAATATAAATCATGCAAAGTACTTGGACTGGCAACCGGGGATGACACCTGA
- a CDS encoding peptidylprolyl isomerase gives MLKPFLFYCLISISIFTACKRPAPPQTIVSAEIPALVEIGNEKFSPADFQDSYAKNKSVSDSSESLTPVEYLNLYTDLKIKVLQAKQEGKDTTSDFKEEMSSYRDQLAKNFMVDKALVEKLTFEAYNRLKQEVKASHILIAVAENASPADTLEAYHAAIALRGRLEEGSDFGDMATRFSKDPTASVNKGNLGYFTVFQTIYPIENAAYSLPIGKISQPVRTKTGYHIIKVTDKRQNRGMIRIAHVMIQVDSTATPVQKELAKSKIDEAYTKLQKGEDWDKIVESYSNDSQSRKNHGLLPMFGTGQMVPEIEDASYSLTRTGSYSKPVLTLYGWHIVKLVEKRNLEPYVSMATSLKQKVVTDSRAKILEQANAQRLRKKFRLQEFPESLKVTATLADSSLLKGKWDYMKAVSADWPNIVLFSIEGKSYDASAFLQDIKRQQKPFPKGSSPSVVFQRYYNDYVTNKLNEYEKEHLEESSPEFNSLISEIREGVLLSQVMEENVWQKSLSDSTGQVRFYEKNKERYQLPERARANVITAPDTQTINSIRKTLLQSPYKLESKASELLYAEGISEINKLQADDLFELYAIMQKNSNYIVEVAGYRSASEPESTSASRIKNVIKYLNDKNISIVRIIEKDYGSFRQATEPERNRRVSFQFYSTSAKDVQNIYNSQSPEAVMIQEGYFTKENPLLTKAKWETGEQTLLGSRNATWIKIEKIETARLKTFAEARGTVINEYQKELEKQWLSKLYQKFPVKVNDQELEKIKR, from the coding sequence ATGTTGAAACCCTTTTTATTCTATTGCCTAATTTCAATCAGTATTTTCACAGCTTGCAAAAGACCGGCTCCTCCTCAGACAATTGTTTCAGCTGAAATACCTGCGCTTGTAGAAATCGGTAATGAAAAATTTTCCCCGGCAGATTTTCAGGATTCATATGCAAAAAATAAGTCTGTTTCTGACTCTTCCGAATCGTTAACACCAGTAGAATATCTCAATCTTTATACCGACCTTAAAATAAAAGTGCTTCAGGCGAAACAGGAAGGAAAGGACACTACTTCGGATTTTAAGGAAGAAATGTCTTCTTACAGAGACCAGCTAGCCAAAAACTTTATGGTTGATAAAGCACTTGTTGAAAAACTTACCTTTGAAGCCTACAACAGGTTGAAGCAGGAAGTAAAAGCTTCACATATTTTAATTGCAGTAGCAGAAAACGCTTCTCCTGCTGATACGCTTGAAGCTTACCACGCAGCAATTGCCCTGCGTGGAAGACTGGAAGAGGGTTCTGATTTTGGTGACATGGCCACACGGTTCTCCAAAGATCCGACAGCATCGGTAAATAAAGGGAACCTTGGTTATTTTACTGTATTCCAGACTATTTACCCTATCGAAAATGCTGCATATTCACTTCCTATAGGTAAAATATCCCAGCCGGTACGTACCAAGACAGGTTATCATATCATTAAAGTAACGGACAAACGCCAAAACCGTGGAATGATACGGATTGCGCATGTAATGATTCAGGTGGATTCAACTGCTACACCAGTTCAAAAAGAATTGGCCAAATCCAAAATTGATGAAGCTTATACCAAATTACAAAAAGGAGAAGATTGGGACAAAATAGTAGAAAGCTATTCGAACGATAGTCAGTCGCGTAAGAATCATGGATTACTGCCTATGTTTGGCACCGGGCAAATGGTACCCGAAATTGAAGATGCTTCGTATTCCCTGACTCGCACTGGCAGTTATTCGAAACCGGTACTGACACTATATGGCTGGCATATTGTAAAACTTGTCGAAAAACGTAATCTGGAACCTTATGTTTCGATGGCAACTTCGCTCAAACAAAAAGTAGTGACTGATTCGAGAGCGAAAATATTGGAACAGGCCAATGCACAACGTCTCAGAAAGAAATTCAGGTTACAGGAGTTTCCCGAATCATTAAAAGTAACTGCAACCCTTGCCGATAGTTCATTACTTAAAGGTAAATGGGATTACATGAAGGCTGTTTCCGCTGACTGGCCGAATATAGTTCTGTTCAGTATTGAAGGTAAATCTTATGATGCATCCGCTTTTTTACAGGACATAAAGAGGCAGCAAAAACCTTTTCCCAAAGGCTCGTCCCCCTCTGTGGTTTTTCAGAGGTACTACAACGATTATGTTACAAATAAGCTCAATGAATATGAGAAAGAACATTTGGAAGAATCGAGTCCGGAATTCAACAGTCTGATTAGTGAAATAAGGGAAGGAGTGTTGCTTTCACAAGTAATGGAAGAAAATGTATGGCAGAAATCTCTTTCAGATTCAACAGGGCAGGTACGTTTTTATGAAAAAAATAAAGAGCGGTACCAGTTGCCTGAACGGGCAAGGGCCAATGTAATTACAGCACCTGATACACAAACAATTAATTCGATCAGAAAAACACTTTTGCAGAGTCCATATAAACTTGAAAGTAAAGCCAGCGAACTTCTCTATGCAGAAGGCATCAGCGAAATTAATAAATTACAAGCCGATGATCTGTTTGAGTTATATGCGATTATGCAGAAAAACTCCAACTATATTGTGGAGGTGGCAGGCTATCGTTCCGCCAGTGAACCGGAATCTACTTCGGCAAGCAGGATTAAAAATGTGATTAAATACCTGAATGACAAAAATATTTCAATCGTACGGATTATTGAAAAAGACTACGGCTCCTTTCGCCAGGCTACTGAGCCGGAACGCAACCGCCGGGTGAGTTTTCAGTTTTACAGTACTTCGGCGAAAGATGTTCAGAACATTTATAATTCGCAAAGCCCGGAAGCCGTTATGATCCAGGAAGGTTATTTTACAAAAGAAAATCCGTTACTGACAAAAGCAAAGTGGGAAACCGGTGAGCAAACTCTTTTGGGAAGCCGCAATGCAACGTGGATTAAGATAGAAAAAATTGAAACTGCACGCCTGAAAACATTTGCCGAAGCACGCGGAACTGTAATTAACGAGTACCAGAAAGAGCTTGAAAAACAATGGCTTTCAAAGTTATATCAGAAGTTTCCTGTAAAAGTGAATGACCAGGAATTAGAAAAAATTAAGCGATAG
- a CDS encoding VOC family protein, with translation MQLLKSVHHIAIICSDYEKSKAFYTEKLGFQIDREVFRQERNSYKLDLSLNGHYCIELFSFPNPPARTSRPEACGLRHIAFQVDDIVTAITHFQTMDIEMEPVRIDEFTGKKFTFFADPDDLPIELYEL, from the coding sequence ATGCAGCTTTTAAAATCGGTTCACCATATAGCTATTATTTGTTCAGACTACGAAAAATCCAAAGCGTTTTACACTGAAAAACTCGGATTTCAAATTGACAGGGAAGTATTTCGTCAGGAAAGAAATTCTTATAAGCTGGATCTTTCCCTAAACGGGCATTATTGCATCGAGCTTTTTTCCTTTCCTAACCCGCCGGCAAGAACATCGAGGCCAGAAGCCTGCGGATTACGTCACATTGCTTTTCAGGTAGATGATATTGTAACAGCCATTACCCATTTTCAAACAATGGATATTGAAATGGAACCTGTGCGTATAGATGAATTTACAGGTAAAAAATTTACTTTTTTTGCTGATCCTGATGATTTACCAATTGAACTTTATGAATTATAA
- a CDS encoding DUF5009 domain-containing protein, giving the protein MKDFPPAVPQRVSSVDVYRGFVMLLMMAEVLRFSQIAEAFPDSSFWAFMSFQQSHVSWVGCSLHDLIQPSFTFLVGVALPYSIASRAGRQQSQSVMWAHTIRRSLILILLGIFLRSIHKTQTNFTFEDTLTQIGLGYPILFALGFRSERIQWTSLGVILLAYGIFFAVYPLPGPYFDWAETGNTADWEYNLSGFAAHWNKNTNAAWAFDRWFLNLFSRESSFHFNGGGYSTLSFIPTLGTMILGLIAGQWLKNSSSPGLLVRCFVTTAAILFVISVTLNITGINPVVKRIWTPAWTLFSGGWCFLFLAAFYFIVDVRQNKSWFKAFIVIGSNSIAAYVLADTLAGFIDSSFRIHISQQYDLLFGEGYLSLVSGGMILLLEFYILYRMYKLKIFIKI; this is encoded by the coding sequence TTGAAAGATTTTCCTCCTGCTGTTCCACAGCGTGTATCGTCGGTAGATGTTTACCGCGGATTTGTTATGTTATTAATGATGGCTGAAGTGTTACGCTTCAGTCAGATAGCCGAAGCCTTTCCTGATAGTAGTTTTTGGGCTTTCATGAGTTTTCAGCAAAGCCATGTTTCGTGGGTAGGCTGCTCATTACATGATCTTATCCAGCCTTCTTTTACATTTTTGGTAGGTGTAGCTCTCCCCTATTCCATCGCAAGCCGGGCCGGGCGGCAGCAAAGCCAGAGTGTAATGTGGGCTCATACCATACGCCGCTCGCTGATTTTAATTTTATTAGGTATTTTCCTGAGATCCATCCACAAAACACAAACGAACTTCACTTTTGAAGATACCTTAACTCAGATCGGCCTTGGCTATCCTATTCTCTTCGCATTAGGTTTCCGATCAGAACGTATCCAATGGACTTCTTTAGGTGTTATCCTTTTAGCTTATGGTATCTTTTTTGCTGTATATCCTTTGCCCGGCCCTTATTTTGACTGGGCAGAAACAGGGAATACCGCTGACTGGGAGTATAATCTTTCCGGCTTTGCTGCACATTGGAACAAAAATACAAACGCAGCCTGGGCATTCGACAGATGGTTTCTGAACTTATTTTCCCGCGAAAGCTCTTTTCATTTCAATGGAGGCGGATATAGTACTTTAAGTTTTATCCCAACGCTGGGAACTATGATACTGGGACTAATTGCAGGCCAATGGCTGAAAAACAGTTCGTCGCCTGGGTTACTTGTCAGGTGTTTTGTAACTACTGCTGCCATTCTTTTTGTTATATCCGTTACCCTTAATATTACCGGAATTAATCCGGTTGTCAAGAGAATCTGGACTCCGGCCTGGACCTTATTTAGCGGAGGATGGTGTTTTCTGTTTCTGGCCGCATTTTATTTTATTGTAGATGTAAGGCAGAATAAATCCTGGTTTAAAGCTTTCATTGTCATAGGCAGCAATTCAATAGCAGCATATGTACTGGCCGATACACTGGCAGGTTTTATAGATTCTTCATTCCGGATACATATCAGCCAGCAATATGATCTCCTTTTTGGAGAAGGTTACCTTTCACTTGTAAGCGGCGGAATGATCCTTCTCCTGGAATTTTATATCCTTTACAGAATGTATAAGCTCAAAATATTTATTAAAATCTAA